Proteins from a single region of Catenulispora acidiphila DSM 44928:
- a CDS encoding condensation domain-containing protein produces the protein MDRATFPMTIGQLSVHRDVERLPAERLWEGNLQPLVWDIQQECTVEDVWRALGALAERHESLRTNYLFEADGAPRQFLGARDAAEVLERVDRGVADISQLPELLAGKHQEALDIYHGIPWRAFVITSDGTPAKVLFVVHHIAADGAAALILQDDFHALLAGRTLEPPAGQPIAMAEDQQGAGAFRLRAAERYWRRTLEAAPRVPEAAVPTTEMLGAALHTGIPLELAHAGAEKLDVSMASIVLAAYYDALRTVLGRNALLLMAISANRFDPSMAGVVTSLTQWAPMLLDFDGTESFPDLAAKVHGKALNAFKNSICDPDAVVAIREEYFEKTDPPVDKGFNTNVILAPPGFAPAVPQQPRTVDFATPARATGPGFYFIVTGLDRIDATVRCNRPDVDQPKLAAILATFHTTLLEVAGLPAMG, from the coding sequence GTGGACAGAGCAACCTTCCCGATGACGATAGGTCAGTTATCAGTACACCGCGATGTCGAGCGGCTGCCGGCCGAACGGCTGTGGGAGGGCAACCTGCAGCCGCTGGTGTGGGACATCCAGCAGGAGTGCACCGTCGAGGACGTGTGGCGGGCGCTGGGGGCGCTGGCCGAGCGGCACGAGTCGCTGCGCACGAACTACCTGTTCGAGGCTGACGGCGCGCCGCGCCAGTTCCTCGGCGCGCGGGACGCTGCGGAGGTCCTGGAGCGCGTCGACCGCGGCGTCGCGGACATCTCGCAGCTGCCGGAACTGCTGGCGGGCAAGCACCAGGAGGCGCTCGACATCTACCACGGGATCCCGTGGCGGGCGTTCGTCATCACCTCGGACGGGACGCCGGCGAAGGTCCTGTTCGTGGTCCACCACATCGCCGCCGACGGCGCGGCCGCCCTGATCCTGCAGGACGACTTCCACGCGCTGCTCGCCGGCCGGACCCTCGAACCGCCGGCCGGGCAGCCGATCGCGATGGCCGAGGACCAGCAGGGCGCGGGCGCCTTCCGCCTGCGCGCGGCCGAGCGGTACTGGCGGCGGACGCTGGAAGCCGCACCGCGCGTGCCCGAGGCGGCCGTCCCCACCACCGAGATGCTCGGCGCCGCACTGCACACCGGCATCCCGCTGGAGCTGGCGCACGCCGGCGCGGAGAAGCTGGACGTCAGCATGGCCTCGATCGTGCTGGCGGCGTACTACGACGCGCTGCGCACGGTCCTGGGCCGCAACGCGCTGCTGCTGATGGCGATCTCGGCGAACCGCTTCGACCCCAGCATGGCCGGCGTGGTGACCTCCCTGACCCAGTGGGCGCCGATGCTGCTGGACTTCGACGGCACCGAATCCTTCCCCGACCTCGCCGCCAAGGTCCACGGCAAAGCCCTGAACGCCTTCAAGAACTCCATCTGCGACCCTGACGCCGTCGTCGCCATCCGCGAGGAGTACTTCGAGAAGACCGACCCCCCGGTCGACAAAGGCTTCAACACCAACGTCATCCTCGCCCCACCCGGCTTCGCCCCAGCGGTGCCCCAGCAACCGCGCACCGTCGACTTCGCCACCCCGGCCCGCGCCACGGGCCCAGGCTTCTACTTCATCGTCACCGGCCTCGACCGCATCGACGCCACCGTCCGCTGCAACCGCCCCGACGTCGACCAGCCCAAACTGGCAGCGATCCTCGCCACGTTCCACACGACGCTGCTGGAGGTCGCCGGCTTACCGGCGATGGGGTGA
- a CDS encoding MAB_1171c family putative transporter, whose translation MSDLAAYLAAVVLVALAAWAIAIERPGARHPIRWAGLAFVLCEGCSMALLAPGTVALSDTGADGLSVIALGDTVRTAALSFLMLLACLVNPRPARRRSPAVQAVLAVWLQVAMVLLFIAARPTLQTDGTLTAGPAGRWPLAVRVALFAAYAIWSLIELFVAVLPQARLAATGPLRWGGRLVLAAVCVGVVWTLWSYDDIVHVLRYGSVDGSEDTVSNALGAVCATLVATGSLIGKWSVTFQAAARWLRLCRCYLVMGPLWSALRTAMPQIAFPEGGRPLLAGWPAGIEFALYRRVIEIHDGRLVLRAYHHPEVASWLEQAGPSEVDTPRGVVSRRADAKTIPADADADAALVEAATIAAALENMRRGRRFTATATAEATSRKASTVSVDVIPTDLDAEVQWLSRVAWAFRRSPMIPVLLERLRAEEG comes from the coding sequence ATGTCCGACCTCGCCGCCTATCTGGCCGCGGTGGTGCTGGTGGCCCTGGCCGCCTGGGCGATCGCGATCGAACGGCCCGGCGCCCGGCACCCGATCCGCTGGGCCGGTTTGGCGTTCGTGCTGTGCGAGGGCTGCTCGATGGCGTTGCTGGCACCCGGCACCGTCGCTTTGAGCGACACCGGCGCCGACGGGCTGTCGGTGATCGCCCTCGGCGACACCGTGCGCACCGCCGCCTTGAGCTTCCTGATGCTGTTGGCCTGCCTGGTCAACCCGCGCCCGGCACGCCGCCGCTCGCCGGCGGTCCAGGCCGTCCTCGCGGTCTGGCTGCAGGTCGCGATGGTGCTGCTGTTCATCGCCGCCCGCCCGACCCTGCAGACCGACGGCACCCTGACCGCCGGCCCGGCCGGGCGCTGGCCGCTGGCGGTGCGGGTGGCGCTGTTCGCGGCGTACGCCATCTGGTCCCTGATCGAGCTGTTCGTCGCGGTGCTCCCCCAAGCCCGGCTGGCCGCGACCGGTCCGCTGCGCTGGGGTGGACGGCTGGTACTGGCCGCGGTGTGCGTCGGCGTGGTGTGGACGCTGTGGTCGTACGACGACATCGTCCACGTGCTGCGCTATGGCAGCGTGGACGGCAGCGAGGACACGGTGTCCAATGCTTTGGGCGCGGTGTGCGCGACGCTGGTGGCGACCGGCTCGCTGATCGGCAAGTGGAGCGTGACGTTCCAGGCCGCGGCGCGCTGGCTGCGTTTGTGCCGCTGCTACCTGGTGATGGGACCGCTGTGGTCGGCGCTGCGCACGGCGATGCCGCAGATCGCCTTCCCCGAGGGCGGCCGTCCGCTGCTGGCCGGATGGCCGGCGGGGATCGAGTTCGCGTTGTACCGGCGGGTCATCGAGATCCACGACGGACGGCTGGTGCTGCGCGCGTACCACCATCCGGAGGTGGCCTCGTGGCTGGAGCAGGCCGGACCGAGCGAGGTGGACACGCCGCGCGGTGTCGTCAGCCGCCGCGCCGATGCCAAAACCATTCCCGCCGACGCCGACGCCGACGCCGCGCTCGTCGAGGCGGCGACGATCGCCGCCGCTTTGGAGAACATGCGCCGCGGACGCCGTTTCACCGCCACCGCCACCGCCGAGGCGACGTCCCGCAAAGCCTCGACGGTCAGCGTCGATGTGATCCCGACCGACCTGGACGCCGAGGTGCAGTGGCTGTCAAGGGTCGCGTGGGCGTTCCGGCGCTCGCCGATGATTCCGGTGCTGCTGGAACGGTTGCGCGCCGAGGAAGGGTGA
- a CDS encoding helix-turn-helix domain-containing protein, giving the protein MTERATLRHRRIGAALRAHRVNAGLTLERVAHRLTPADAMSAAKISRIENGQYAVNPHDVRALCRVYDLDQSATDELVDQASQALRRTWWQEGEAGVLPAPFQRYLEYEDTCVALDVFAPVFVPDILQTAAYTRMLIAGLWPDKNPGERQALASVLTRRQSRLAVEAGPRVQVVLDAHAVLRSWGDRSVAVRQAAYLLEVSRHPRTEVRVIPDGRVYPGAHTGFTLMTLGSGDKQGKQAKQVKQVKQPAPGAPAKPAEHVGFVGGVVGWCLVDGGDEIDRYTLTFQQQRAAALGPEETRRWLRLAIKSMGGVG; this is encoded by the coding sequence ATGACTGAACGCGCGACTCTGCGGCACCGCAGGATCGGGGCCGCGCTGCGGGCCCACCGCGTGAACGCCGGGCTCACCCTGGAGCGGGTGGCGCACCGCCTCACCCCGGCGGACGCCATGTCCGCGGCGAAGATCTCCCGGATCGAGAACGGGCAGTACGCCGTCAACCCGCACGACGTGCGGGCCCTGTGCCGCGTCTACGACCTGGACCAGAGCGCCACCGACGAGCTGGTCGACCAGGCCTCGCAGGCGCTGCGCCGCACCTGGTGGCAGGAGGGCGAGGCAGGGGTGCTGCCGGCGCCGTTCCAGCGCTATCTGGAGTACGAGGACACCTGCGTCGCGCTGGACGTCTTCGCGCCGGTGTTCGTCCCGGACATCCTGCAGACCGCCGCGTACACCAGGATGCTGATAGCCGGTCTGTGGCCGGACAAGAACCCCGGGGAGCGCCAGGCGCTGGCCTCGGTGCTGACCCGGCGGCAGAGCCGGCTCGCGGTCGAGGCCGGGCCGCGGGTGCAGGTCGTGCTCGACGCGCACGCGGTGCTGCGCAGCTGGGGCGACCGGTCGGTCGCGGTGCGTCAGGCCGCTTATCTGCTGGAGGTGTCGCGCCATCCGCGCACCGAGGTGCGGGTCATCCCCGACGGCCGGGTCTATCCCGGCGCGCACACCGGATTCACGTTGATGACGCTCGGTTCCGGCGACAAGCAGGGCAAGCAGGCCAAGCAGGTGAAACAGGTGAAGCAGCCCGCGCCGGGCGCCCCGGCCAAGCCGGCCGAGCACGTGGGCTTCGTCGGCGGCGTCGTCGGCTGGTGCCTGGTCGACGGCGGCGACGAGATCGACCGGTACACGCTCACCTTCCAGCAGCAGCGCGCGGCGGCGCTGGGCCCCGAAGAGACCCGCAGATGGCTGCGGCTGGCGATCAAGAGTATGGGTGGCGTGGGATGA
- a CDS encoding histidine kinase has protein sequence MVHPERLPGWLPDALVGVVTATLLVVISAHIPAGSDSRAVDAVQYILLVAGGGCMALIRWRPQTAAALATFILCVEVARQYPDGPIWAVGWISLAGVSWQTSRRAALGWAGVMLAALTLAAVVFGSSGLVLPLIFLGWSAAAILAGDALRDRRERLQALRERARFLEMTQEEVALRRVAEERLRIARDLHDSVAHAMATINVQAAAAAHVIERRPQAAGECPPCSG, from the coding sequence ATGGTCCATCCTGAACGGCTGCCCGGTTGGCTTCCGGATGCGCTGGTCGGCGTGGTCACCGCGACACTGCTGGTCGTGATCTCTGCACACATTCCGGCGGGCTCCGACAGCCGCGCCGTCGATGCTGTGCAGTACATCCTGCTCGTCGCCGGCGGCGGGTGCATGGCGTTGATCCGGTGGCGTCCGCAGACGGCGGCAGCTCTGGCGACGTTCATCCTGTGCGTCGAGGTCGCGCGGCAGTACCCGGACGGTCCGATCTGGGCCGTGGGCTGGATCTCGCTGGCCGGTGTGAGCTGGCAGACCAGCCGCCGGGCGGCGCTGGGCTGGGCCGGCGTCATGCTCGCGGCGCTGACGCTGGCGGCGGTCGTCTTCGGCTCGTCGGGACTGGTGCTGCCGTTGATTTTCCTGGGCTGGTCGGCCGCGGCGATCCTGGCCGGCGACGCGTTGCGCGATCGTCGTGAGCGGCTCCAGGCGCTGCGGGAGCGTGCGCGGTTCTTGGAGATGACGCAGGAGGAGGTGGCGCTGCGCCGGGTCGCCGAGGAGCGGCTGCGGATCGCCCGCGATCTGCACGACAGCGTCGCGCACGCGATGGCGACGATCAACGTGCAGGCGGCGGCTGCGGCGCACGTGATCGAGCGCCGACCGCAGGCGGCCGGGGAGTGCCCGCCCTGCTCGGGGTGA
- a CDS encoding condensation domain-containing protein yields the protein MTVSATSQGTVSQDAVSQGTAVSAVSAVFAETPDGCPSPGSPIAATRTLEVPFSGDAAGSGGLNWGQQHIFGAIRNLGSSMNMCAVRELPPGAAVEDYAEELSFYLNRFQAMRTLLRFEAEHPPIQIVHASGTVPLQIVDLYDDADATVAISELVAEHEQRSFDDEREFPIRMVLIRQAGVLTHLLTVLNHFATDGAGAFAMYEDFLHRDPVTGLARGPAPIHPLDLTAQQATPAGRRQSDASLRYWEKQLAALPRRRPTAAVPETGSRYRRATLRSVPLLLGATRIAHRLDCDVSAVLLGLFATALARLTGERPTAAQMLVSNRFRPGMADIVGNVSQSGLFVVDVTPGTLDDVIESAQRAVTRTYKYAYFDLEQWKALLAAVERDRGEDLALCYYNDRPSQRSGTAPGAQPTPEAVAEAAPGSIIWTDLPFFNEHLMITIDNIPDDDTAITVLVSADTWHVPRKDMETLARTMESLAVAAAYDPATTTGVPAAATAAGE from the coding sequence ATGACCGTTTCTGCGACTTCTCAGGGTACTGTTTCTCAGGACGCCGTGTCTCAGGGCACGGCGGTGTCGGCGGTGTCGGCGGTGTTCGCCGAGACGCCCGACGGCTGTCCGTCGCCGGGCTCGCCGATCGCCGCGACCCGGACGCTCGAGGTGCCCTTCTCCGGCGACGCCGCCGGCAGCGGCGGCCTGAACTGGGGTCAGCAGCACATCTTCGGCGCGATCCGGAACCTCGGCTCGTCGATGAACATGTGCGCGGTCCGTGAGCTGCCGCCGGGCGCCGCCGTAGAGGACTACGCCGAGGAACTCAGTTTCTACCTGAACCGTTTCCAGGCGATGCGGACGCTGCTGCGCTTCGAGGCGGAACACCCGCCGATCCAGATCGTGCACGCCTCCGGCACGGTTCCGCTGCAGATCGTGGACCTCTACGACGACGCCGACGCCACCGTGGCGATCTCCGAGCTCGTCGCAGAGCACGAACAGCGCTCCTTCGACGACGAGCGCGAGTTCCCGATCCGCATGGTCCTCATCCGGCAGGCGGGCGTCCTGACGCACCTGCTGACCGTGCTCAACCACTTCGCGACCGACGGCGCGGGCGCCTTCGCGATGTACGAGGACTTCCTGCACCGCGACCCGGTGACCGGCCTGGCGCGCGGTCCGGCGCCGATCCATCCGCTGGACCTGACCGCCCAGCAGGCCACCCCCGCCGGACGGAGGCAGAGCGATGCGTCGCTGCGCTACTGGGAGAAGCAGCTGGCCGCGTTGCCGAGAAGACGACCGACCGCGGCGGTGCCCGAAACCGGATCCCGCTACCGCCGAGCCACGCTGCGGTCGGTTCCCCTGCTCCTGGGCGCGACACGCATCGCGCACCGGCTGGACTGCGATGTCAGCGCGGTGCTGCTCGGCCTGTTCGCCACGGCGCTGGCCCGGCTGACCGGCGAGCGCCCGACCGCCGCGCAGATGCTGGTGAGCAACCGCTTCCGCCCCGGCATGGCCGACATCGTCGGCAACGTCAGCCAAAGCGGCCTGTTCGTCGTGGACGTCACCCCCGGCACCCTCGACGACGTGATCGAGAGCGCCCAGCGAGCAGTGACGCGCACCTACAAATACGCGTACTTCGACCTCGAGCAGTGGAAGGCCCTCCTGGCGGCCGTCGAACGCGACCGCGGCGAGGACCTGGCCCTGTGCTACTACAACGACCGCCCCTCCCAGCGCAGCGGCACCGCCCCCGGCGCCCAGCCCACCCCCGAGGCCGTCGCCGAGGCCGCACCAGGCTCGATCATCTGGACCGATCTCCCCTTCTTCAACGAGCACCTGATGATCACCATCGACAACATCCCCGACGACGACACCGCCATCACCGTCCTGGTCTCCGCCGACACCTGGCACGTCCCCCGCAAGGACATGGAAACCCTCGCGCGCACTATGGAATCCCTGGCAGTCGCCGCGGCATACGACCCGGCGACGACCACCGGCGTGCCAGCCGCGGCGACCGCGGCGGGGGAGTAG
- a CDS encoding helix-turn-helix domain-containing protein, with protein MAHDGPGGRRTLAEKIDILFQTVRRPNRELFSNDEVATACREATGESFSATYLWQLRTGRRDNPTMRHLEALAQFFEVPVAYFFDDDQSSAIARELELLGVLRDAGVRNVALRALTLSPEGIDTLNDMIDVLVRHEEKARTAQQGKGGSEED; from the coding sequence GTGGCACATGACGGGCCTGGCGGACGCAGAACGCTCGCGGAGAAGATCGACATCCTCTTCCAGACGGTGCGGCGGCCGAATCGGGAGCTTTTCAGCAACGACGAAGTGGCCACCGCGTGCCGTGAGGCGACCGGGGAGAGCTTCTCGGCGACCTATTTGTGGCAACTGCGCACCGGGCGCAGGGACAACCCCACAATGCGACATCTGGAAGCCCTGGCGCAGTTCTTCGAAGTGCCGGTAGCCTATTTTTTCGACGATGATCAGAGTTCTGCCATCGCTCGCGAACTGGAGCTGCTCGGCGTCCTGCGCGACGCCGGGGTGCGCAACGTCGCGCTGCGGGCGTTGACGTTGTCCCCGGAGGGCATCGACACGCTCAACGACATGATCGACGTCCTGGTACGGCACGAAGAGAAGGCCCGTACGGCGCAGCAGGGCAAAGGCGGCTCGGAAGAAGACTGA
- a CDS encoding condensation domain-containing protein, which produces MQRTIMVPFHGDGAGTEELTWGQWTVWRMMNGFGAVFMVGGAMKLEEGTTLQHIEHLLAFVMRRHESLRTRIRTESDGTPRQVVSSSGEVGLEIVDIEDGEDPAAVAEALRERYEFEPFDIAEDWPVRMAVVRKDGVPDHFVAMYPHMAIDAYGFDALVGDLANLDRETGAELAERGGIQPRDLARKQRESSAQRQGQASLRYWERWLMEVPARRFNGPYTGSEQRWWDSTYDSRAAFLAVGAISARTGMHSGPVLLAAYAVALEKVTKAGPSAIRMVVSNRFRPDFARSVSVVAQPGLCVFDVRDCTFDEAVVRAWHAQIATGKNAYYDPRKLAELRERVEKERGEQLDLMLYFNDRRKTLAQPVAEPEAVADAEQMWDALPQSRLTWGIRSNAPDVKAYLDVNGSPDTVNLTLRSDTQALTPSEQVTVLRTMEEILLAAAFDPQCPTGV; this is translated from the coding sequence GCGACGGCGCCGGGACGGAGGAGCTGACCTGGGGGCAGTGGACCGTCTGGCGGATGATGAACGGCTTCGGCGCGGTGTTCATGGTCGGCGGCGCGATGAAGCTGGAAGAGGGCACGACGCTCCAGCACATCGAGCACCTGCTGGCGTTCGTCATGCGGCGGCACGAGTCGCTGCGGACCCGGATAAGGACCGAGTCGGACGGGACGCCCCGGCAGGTCGTGTCCTCCTCCGGCGAGGTCGGGCTGGAGATCGTCGACATCGAGGACGGCGAGGACCCGGCGGCCGTCGCCGAGGCGCTGCGCGAGCGGTACGAGTTCGAGCCCTTCGACATCGCCGAGGACTGGCCGGTGCGCATGGCCGTCGTCCGCAAGGACGGCGTGCCGGACCACTTCGTGGCGATGTATCCGCACATGGCGATCGACGCCTACGGTTTCGACGCCCTCGTCGGGGACCTGGCGAACCTGGACCGCGAGACCGGCGCCGAGCTCGCCGAGCGCGGCGGCATCCAGCCGCGGGACCTGGCGCGCAAGCAGCGCGAGTCCTCGGCCCAGCGGCAGGGCCAGGCTTCGCTGCGGTACTGGGAACGCTGGCTGATGGAGGTCCCGGCGCGGCGGTTCAACGGTCCCTACACCGGGAGCGAGCAGCGGTGGTGGGACAGCACGTACGACTCGCGCGCGGCGTTCCTGGCGGTCGGCGCGATCAGCGCGCGAACCGGGATGCACAGCGGACCGGTGCTGCTCGCCGCCTATGCGGTGGCTCTGGAGAAGGTCACCAAGGCCGGTCCCAGCGCGATCCGGATGGTGGTGAGCAACAGGTTCCGGCCGGACTTCGCGCGCTCGGTGAGCGTGGTGGCCCAGCCGGGTCTGTGCGTGTTCGACGTCCGCGACTGCACCTTCGACGAGGCGGTGGTGCGTGCCTGGCACGCGCAAATCGCCACCGGCAAGAACGCGTACTACGACCCGCGCAAGCTCGCGGAGCTGCGCGAGCGCGTGGAGAAGGAGCGCGGCGAGCAGCTGGACCTGATGCTGTACTTCAACGACCGGCGCAAGACCCTCGCGCAGCCGGTGGCCGAGCCCGAGGCGGTGGCCGACGCCGAGCAGATGTGGGACGCGCTGCCACAGTCCCGCCTGACCTGGGGGATCCGGTCGAACGCGCCGGACGTCAAGGCGTATCTGGACGTCAACGGCAGCCCGGACACGGTGAACCTGACGCTGCGCTCGGACACCCAGGCTCTGACGCCCTCGGAGCAGGTGACCGTGTTGCGCACGATGGAGGAGATCCTGCTGGCCGCCGCGTTCGACCCCCAGTGTCCGACCGGCGTGTGA